A DNA window from Streptococcus sp. LPB0220 contains the following coding sequences:
- a CDS encoding transporter substrate-binding domain-containing protein: MSKKTWIIGGVAVLAIAGATILGRSLNHANDSKGSTGSNKVTTLKVAHTQNYVPYDFVDEKGESDGYEVAVLKAIDEKLPDYKFEYTGTSDDDLLIGLESGKYDIGTKGAWYTEERAKKFIIPKEPIGASIIGFTVRKEDANKYKNIDDFAKEKGKLVPISPQNAQWNVIKEYNEKHKDQQIELTAAESFKVADAYAWVLEGRYDAFFDIKLSFEKAVTDKDGSYHQYADKLSWFAYKGIPTYPLIHKDKKNEKFAEEYSKAIKELEKDGTLAKLSKKYFGEDVFSYVDKEK; encoded by the coding sequence ATGAGTAAAAAAACATGGATTATCGGTGGAGTGGCCGTTCTTGCCATTGCAGGTGCAACCATTCTTGGACGGAGCTTGAACCATGCAAACGACAGCAAAGGCTCAACAGGATCGAACAAGGTAACAACCTTGAAAGTAGCCCACACTCAAAACTATGTACCGTATGATTTCGTTGATGAAAAAGGAGAATCAGATGGCTATGAAGTAGCCGTTCTCAAAGCCATTGACGAAAAACTACCAGACTACAAGTTTGAGTACACTGGAACAAGTGATGACGATCTCTTGATCGGTCTAGAATCTGGTAAATACGATATCGGAACCAAAGGAGCTTGGTATACAGAAGAACGTGCCAAGAAATTTATCATTCCAAAAGAACCAATCGGAGCAAGTATCATCGGATTTACCGTACGGAAAGAAGATGCGAATAAATACAAGAACATCGATGACTTCGCTAAAGAAAAAGGAAAATTGGTTCCAATTTCACCACAAAATGCGCAGTGGAATGTTATTAAAGAATACAATGAAAAGCATAAGGACCAACAAATCGAATTAACAGCTGCGGAATCTTTCAAAGTCGCAGATGCTTATGCTTGGGTTCTTGAAGGACGTTACGATGCCTTCTTTGACATCAAACTTTCCTTTGAAAAAGCTGTCACAGATAAAGATGGTTCTTACCACCAATATGCGGACAAACTGAGCTGGTTTGCCTACAAAGGAATTCCAACTTACCCATTGATCCATAAGGATAAGAAAAACGAAAAATTTGCGGAAGAATACAGCAAGGCCATCAAAGAATTAGAAAAAGATGGCACACTTGCTAAATTGTCGAAAAAATATTTCGGTGAAGATGTCTTCAGTTATGTAGATAAAGAGAAATAA
- a CDS encoding amino acid ABC transporter permease, with product MVSYDISKVWSFLPTLVQALPATLALMVLTTVLGSAFGLVLTWAQVSEDKVGAGLAKGYVFTLRCTPPIVLLFLVFYGLPQFLNWWLGIDIDHWSKFVFVLVAMFLLFAAMISEVFKAAYLAIPKGQMEAGLSIGLTPAQTIWRIVLLQAFRVALPNMTTAILNLMRDAALAYTIGFIDIMGAGNNLISRNLGNYSLETYTAVAVIYWGIALVISFSAQLLEKRLSVTER from the coding sequence ATGGTCTCATACGACATTTCCAAGGTCTGGTCATTTCTTCCAACCTTGGTCCAAGCTCTGCCAGCGACCCTAGCTTTGATGGTTTTAACGACGGTTCTCGGTTCTGCATTTGGCTTGGTTTTGACCTGGGCACAAGTATCAGAAGATAAGGTAGGAGCAGGTCTAGCCAAGGGCTATGTCTTTACTTTGCGTTGTACCCCTCCGATTGTCTTACTCTTTTTGGTTTTTTATGGACTACCCCAATTTTTGAACTGGTGGTTGGGCATTGACATTGACCACTGGTCCAAGTTTGTCTTTGTCCTTGTTGCCATGTTTCTTCTCTTTGCCGCTATGATCTCGGAGGTTTTCAAGGCAGCCTATTTGGCCATTCCAAAAGGTCAGATGGAAGCGGGCTTGAGTATCGGCTTGACGCCGGCTCAAACCATTTGGCGGATTGTCCTTCTCCAAGCCTTTCGCGTGGCTCTTCCAAATATGACGACTGCCATCTTGAACCTCATGCGCGATGCCGCTTTAGCTTATACCATTGGCTTTATCGATATCATGGGAGCAGGTAACAACTTGATCAGCCGCAATCTTGGGAATTATTCCCTCGAGACCTATACAGCTGTAGCAGTGATCTACTGGGGAATTGCCCTTGTGATCTCCTTCTCCGCTCAACTCCTTGAGAAACGACTCAGTGTAACAGAAAGGTAG
- a CDS encoding amino acid ABC transporter permease has protein sequence MDFNFISKAFIATLGGVPVTLLIMVVSILLSFLPALFLALGQIYKVKGVRSFSVIYLAFIRATPPILLILFFYSLFPSLLNSFFKSIGSHFNVFEINPIYYAFIIFSLMTTGSLAEILRSAILTVDKGQLEAAQAIGLTNRQAYIRIVFPQALRSALPNLCNLVINLVKGTSLVFVMTIKDITAIAKVEASYGYQYFESYLVIFILYIVICGVIQWGFNLLEKRLTLA, from the coding sequence ATGGATTTCAATTTTATTAGTAAAGCATTTATAGCCACCTTGGGTGGTGTTCCAGTGACCCTTCTGATCATGGTCGTATCGATTCTCTTGAGTTTCCTTCCAGCCCTCTTTTTGGCGCTCGGTCAGATCTATAAGGTCAAAGGTGTTCGCAGTTTCTCAGTGATTTACTTAGCTTTTATCCGCGCGACACCTCCCATTCTCTTGATTCTCTTCTTTTATAGTCTCTTTCCCAGCCTCTTAAATAGCTTTTTTAAGAGTATTGGCAGTCACTTTAATGTCTTTGAGATCAATCCCATTTACTATGCCTTTATCATCTTTAGCTTGATGACAACGGGGAGTCTGGCTGAAATTCTACGGTCAGCCATTCTGACGGTGGATAAGGGCCAGCTAGAAGCAGCGCAAGCCATTGGTTTGACCAATCGCCAAGCCTATATCCGCATTGTTTTTCCACAAGCCTTGCGTTCAGCCCTGCCCAATTTGTGTAACCTGGTCATCAACTTGGTCAAAGGAACCTCCCTTGTTTTTGTCATGACCATCAAGGATATCACCGCCATTGCCAAGGTCGAAGCCTCTTATGGCTATCAATATTTTGAATCCTATCTAGTGATTTTTATTCTTTATATTGTCATTTGTGGGGTGATTCAGTGGGGATTCAATCTCTTAGAAAAACGCCTGACACTCGCATAG
- a CDS encoding amino acid ABC transporter ATP-binding protein, whose protein sequence is MLEVEHVSKKFKDHQVLVDVNLKVNQGDVVVILGPSGSGKTTFLRCLNHLEKADTGHLTLGGKEYDLSKLSKKEILEIRQKTAFVFQHYNLFANKTALENILEGLVVARKVPKEEAIQRAESALEKVGLLAYKDYYPSQLSGGQQQRIGIARAIAVKPDVILLDEPTSALDPELVGDVLDVMKQLAKEGVTMVVVTHEMGFARDVANHVIFMDGGHIIEENEPHEFFNSPKEERTKQFLSRILSDATYSVEYMI, encoded by the coding sequence ATGTTAGAAGTAGAACACGTATCGAAAAAATTTAAGGATCACCAGGTCCTGGTAGATGTTAATCTCAAGGTCAACCAAGGGGATGTCGTCGTTATTTTGGGTCCATCTGGATCAGGAAAAACAACCTTCCTTCGCTGCCTTAACCACTTGGAAAAGGCAGATACAGGACACCTCACCCTAGGTGGAAAAGAGTACGACCTCTCAAAACTCAGCAAAAAAGAGATTCTAGAAATCCGCCAAAAGACAGCTTTTGTCTTCCAGCATTACAATCTCTTCGCTAACAAAACAGCGCTTGAAAATATCTTAGAAGGCCTGGTTGTAGCCCGTAAGGTTCCAAAAGAAGAGGCCATCCAACGGGCAGAATCAGCCCTTGAAAAAGTTGGTCTCCTCGCTTATAAGGATTACTATCCTTCTCAATTGTCAGGTGGTCAACAGCAACGGATCGGAATCGCACGTGCCATCGCAGTGAAACCAGACGTAATTTTGCTGGACGAGCCGACTTCAGCGCTAGACCCAGAATTGGTCGGGGATGTCTTAGATGTCATGAAGCAATTGGCCAAAGAAGGAGTGACCATGGTTGTCGTAACCCATGAGATGGGCTTTGCGCGTGATGTGGCTAACCATGTCATCTTTATGGATGGCGGACACATCATCGAAGAAAACGAACCTCATGAATTCTTCAACAGTCCAAAAGAAGAACGAACCAAACAATTCCTTTCACGGATTTTATCCGATGCCACTTATAGCGTCGAATATATGATTTAA
- a CDS encoding DUF1310 family protein yields the protein MTDKKQRFVLLFLLTLFLGGCSLFTDKAAERREMIQIAESTKMERAIKHLLISIDPKAFTSEGVIHSYTLIKGELEYNPMGGMNVSLVINGDKKLTIDTTVQMEDSGQFEAGSYGISAKLSDLLSEAEKTGK from the coding sequence ATGACTGATAAAAAACAACGATTTGTACTACTATTCTTACTGACTTTGTTTCTAGGAGGTTGCAGTCTTTTTACGGATAAAGCTGCTGAGAGAAGAGAAATGATTCAGATCGCAGAAAGCACGAAAATGGAGCGAGCGATAAAACACTTGTTAATCAGTATCGATCCTAAAGCTTTCACTTCAGAAGGAGTCATTCACTCCTATACCCTGATAAAAGGTGAATTGGAATACAATCCAATGGGAGGCATGAATGTCTCTCTCGTTATCAATGGCGATAAAAAGTTAACGATCGATACGACTGTTCAAATGGAAGATTCAGGACAGTTCGAAGCAGGTAGTTACGGTATTTCAGCAAAATTAAGTGATCTGTTAAGTGAAGCAGAAAAGACTGGGAAATAA
- a CDS encoding DUF1310 family protein yields MKKSKLIVLIMVVFSLSLGGCSFFNGQSAKKQEMIQIAESKKMKVAIEKYFKKLDPEALTPNGKIKTYRILKDKLKYNPMEGINIEIVINNDDKLIVDMVVIEKESGAYHVAASSTPTELDELLEGKYYGQ; encoded by the coding sequence ATGAAAAAAAGTAAATTAATTGTGTTGATAATGGTAGTATTTAGCTTGAGCTTAGGAGGCTGTAGCTTTTTTAATGGACAATCTGCCAAAAAACAAGAAATGATTCAAATTGCAGAGAGTAAGAAGATGAAAGTGGCGATTGAAAAATATTTTAAAAAACTGGACCCGGAAGCACTGACTCCAAATGGAAAAATAAAGACTTACAGGATTTTAAAAGATAAATTAAAATATAATCCAATGGAAGGGATTAATATTGAGATTGTTATTAATAACGATGATAAGTTGATTGTTGATATGGTAGTAATAGAAAAGGAATCAGGAGCATATCATGTTGCGGCATCCAGTACACCTACAGAGTTGGACGAACTTTTAGAAGGGAAATATTATGGACAATAA
- a CDS encoding lipase family protein, with amino-acid sequence MDNNSIDSDYLHKEVALLEYIPSEIGKKQTIENGKYYIGHTAHIYDNVNDNEEQVFVLTNNGQGEKQKAVPYTASDEERAQIHDVTVLMKGSETETSTQKLLHDTFTDWVKTDLPAASNILGPNGAANYATDYAKRFTRDKIKENLKKRDETADSNISELISYPFGLLDKNVGNNVKSFVKSIRSNPITNAYREAKANLYGMGTDILIDSQAKFPVFIGATILKEYNKDRGTFPPPQFKDAAAHLKEVIRKYPNAKIDLYGHSLGSMNIQYALACLTEEEASHIGTVHLYNGPNAYSILTPEQKARIDSLKYKIYNHIDHKDLVSLGYQDSGSKESSGIVKHLKTKNLINTGLQHMMHGYIYDKDGNLVLEKGTEAITRKEIIEERMKVYYRLKDKLQKTGGGLSSSERIYLDALQARLASDELIRVVDEGLEQAQKSKAQLDTDLEALEKVLQTVPKGFILNLVEVEEAYAQAGATKQTIVTEVRERFDNRLATYQSLSNEFHALNEQVNAGIELLKAKDQEIAGEMNQWEQLAY; translated from the coding sequence ATGGACAATAATTCAATAGATTCAGATTATCTACATAAAGAGGTGGCTTTATTAGAATATATTCCATCAGAAATTGGGAAAAAGCAAACTATTGAAAATGGAAAATATTATATAGGCCATACCGCTCACATCTATGATAATGTAAATGACAATGAGGAGCAGGTCTTCGTTCTTACTAACAATGGTCAAGGCGAAAAACAAAAAGCAGTCCCCTATACTGCTTCAGATGAAGAACGTGCCCAAATCCATGACGTGACTGTCTTGATGAAGGGATCTGAAACTGAAACAAGTACACAAAAATTACTCCATGATACATTCACGGATTGGGTAAAGACAGATTTGCCTGCTGCTTCTAACATTCTTGGTCCCAATGGAGCGGCGAACTATGCGACAGATTATGCGAAAAGATTCACTAGAGATAAGATTAAGGAGAATTTGAAAAAAAGGGATGAAACTGCCGATTCTAATATTTCGGAGCTTATTAGTTATCCGTTTGGTTTACTCGATAAAAATGTTGGAAATAATGTAAAAAGCTTTGTCAAGAGTATTAGAAGTAATCCAATAACAAATGCTTATCGTGAGGCGAAAGCAAATCTATATGGTATGGGAACGGATATTCTAATTGATAGTCAAGCAAAGTTTCCAGTATTTATTGGGGCTACCATTTTAAAAGAGTACAACAAAGATAGAGGTACTTTCCCGCCTCCGCAGTTTAAAGATGCTGCAGCTCATTTGAAAGAGGTGATCCGAAAATACCCCAATGCCAAGATCGATCTATACGGTCACTCTCTGGGGTCTATGAATATTCAGTATGCGCTTGCCTGCTTGACGGAAGAAGAAGCGTCTCATATTGGGACTGTCCATCTATACAATGGCCCTAATGCCTATTCCATCTTAACACCCGAGCAAAAAGCGCGTATAGATTCGCTGAAGTACAAAATCTACAACCACATTGACCATAAAGATTTGGTTAGCTTGGGCTATCAGGATTCTGGAAGCAAGGAATCCAGTGGGATTGTCAAGCACCTCAAAACTAAGAATTTGATAAATACTGGCCTGCAGCACATGATGCATGGTTATATCTATGATAAGGATGGGAATTTGGTTCTTGAAAAGGGAACGGAAGCCATCACTCGGAAGGAAATCATTGAAGAGCGGATGAAGGTTTACTATCGCCTAAAGGATAAATTGCAAAAAACAGGTGGTGGACTGAGCTCAAGTGAACGGATCTATCTGGATGCTTTGCAGGCGCGCTTGGCTTCTGATGAGCTGATTCGAGTAGTGGATGAAGGGCTGGAGCAAGCTCAGAAATCTAAGGCACAACTGGATACAGATTTAGAAGCTTTGGAGAAAGTATTACAGACCGTTCCGAAAGGCTTCATTCTCAATCTTGTGGAAGTAGAAGAGGCCTATGCACAGGCTGGTGCAACAAAGCAAACAATTGTCACTGAAGTAAGAGAAAGGTTTGACAATCGTTTGGCTACATATCAGTCCTTATCGAATGAATTCCATGCTTTAAACGAGCAAGTGAATGCAGGAATTGAGCTCTTAAAAGCAAAAGATCAAGAAATAGCAGGAGAAATGAACCAGTGGGAACAACTAGCTTATTAA
- a CDS encoding type III secretion protein, with protein MGTTSLLISSTFSKKEKKLDHLEREFQKARLELDEKRCLVERKQQLFTQMLEEEFAMAASFLQEQEVDVNCGWESLHRCIEEYDLEAREAAQVALKQIEIEEENLWQSYRKDRRQLEEEFAQDKVS; from the coding sequence GTGGGAACAACTAGCTTATTAATTTCATCTACTTTTTCAAAAAAGGAAAAGAAACTAGATCACTTGGAAAGAGAGTTCCAAAAAGCGCGTTTGGAGCTAGATGAAAAGCGTTGCCTAGTGGAAAGAAAACAGCAGCTCTTCACCCAGATGCTGGAAGAAGAGTTTGCGATGGCAGCTTCCTTCTTACAAGAGCAGGAGGTTGATGTCAATTGTGGATGGGAGTCCCTCCATCGCTGTATCGAAGAGTATGATCTCGAAGCTAGAGAAGCTGCACAAGTAGCCTTAAAACAGATCGAAATCGAGGAAGAGAATTTATGGCAATCCTACCGGAAAGATAGACGCCAACTGGAAGAGGAGTTTGCACAAGATAAAGTTTCATAG
- a CDS encoding AAA family ATPase produces the protein MNNNFNNMDDLFNQLMGNMGGFRSESRRYMINGREVTPEEFAIYRQTGQLPNEGSEQVQHHQGKGMKQDGILAKLGRNLTEEAREGKLDPVIGRNKEIQETAEILSRRTKNNPVLVGDAGVGKTAVVEGLAQAIVNGDVPAAIKNKEIISIDISGLEAGTQYRGSFEENIQNLIQEVKAMGNVILFFDEIHQILGAGSTGDGQGSKGLADIIKPALSRGELTVIGATTQDEYRNTILKNAALARRFNEVKVNAPSAEDTFKILQGIRDLYEKHHNVILPDEVLKAAVDYSIQYIPQRSLPDKAIDLVDVTAAHLAAQHPVTDVHAVEHEIEEEKTKQEEAAAKEDYEAALNAKVRIEELEKKIENHTEDHKVTATINDVAESVERMTGIPVSQMGATDIERLKDMGHRLQTKVIGQDKAVEAVARAIRRNRAGFDEGNRPIGSFLFVGPTGVGKTELAKQLALDMFGTKDAIIRLDMSEYSDRTAVSKLIGTTAGYVGYDDNSNTLTERVRRNPYSIVLLDEIEKADPQVITLLLQVLDDGRLTDGQGNTVNFKNTVIIATSNAGFGYEANLTEDADKPELMDRLKPYFRPEFLNRFNAVIEFSHLSKEDLSKIVDLMLVDVNKTLSKKEIDLAVSDAAKEYMTEEGYDEVMGVRPLRRVVEQQIRDKVTDFHLDNLDAKHLEADMEDGVLVIREKDTKKEENTDKQAD, from the coding sequence ATGAATAACAACTTTAACAATATGGATGATCTTTTCAATCAACTAATGGGCAACATGGGTGGTTTCCGTTCTGAAAGCCGTCGCTACATGATCAACGGTCGTGAAGTGACACCAGAAGAATTCGCTATTTACCGCCAAACTGGTCAACTTCCAAATGAAGGAAGTGAGCAAGTGCAACACCATCAAGGTAAAGGAATGAAACAAGATGGGATCCTTGCAAAACTTGGTCGTAACTTGACCGAAGAAGCTCGTGAAGGGAAATTGGATCCGGTCATCGGACGTAATAAAGAAATTCAAGAAACTGCTGAAATCTTGTCTCGTCGTACCAAGAACAACCCTGTCCTTGTAGGGGATGCCGGTGTTGGTAAAACAGCAGTTGTAGAAGGTTTGGCACAAGCTATTGTGAACGGGGATGTTCCAGCGGCTATCAAAAACAAAGAAATCATCTCGATTGATATTTCTGGTCTAGAAGCTGGTACGCAATACCGTGGTAGCTTTGAAGAAAATATTCAAAATCTGATCCAAGAAGTCAAGGCTATGGGAAATGTCATTCTCTTCTTTGATGAAATCCATCAAATCCTTGGTGCAGGCAGCACAGGTGATGGTCAAGGATCTAAAGGTCTTGCGGATATCATCAAACCTGCTCTTTCACGTGGGGAATTGACTGTCATTGGTGCAACCACTCAAGATGAATATCGTAACACCATCTTGAAGAATGCGGCTCTTGCTCGTCGTTTCAACGAAGTGAAAGTCAATGCTCCATCAGCTGAAGATACTTTCAAGATTCTCCAAGGGATCCGTGATCTTTATGAAAAACACCACAATGTCATCTTGCCAGATGAAGTTTTGAAAGCAGCAGTTGATTATTCGATCCAATACATTCCACAACGTAGCTTGCCTGATAAGGCCATTGACTTGGTCGATGTGACAGCTGCTCACTTGGCAGCCCAACATCCTGTAACAGATGTTCATGCTGTGGAACATGAAATTGAAGAAGAAAAAACCAAACAAGAAGAAGCTGCGGCTAAAGAAGATTACGAAGCAGCTCTTAATGCAAAAGTTCGTATCGAAGAACTTGAAAAGAAAATTGAAAACCATACGGAAGACCATAAAGTAACAGCAACAATCAACGATGTGGCTGAATCAGTAGAACGGATGACGGGTATTCCAGTGTCTCAAATGGGTGCAACTGATATTGAACGTTTGAAAGATATGGGTCACCGCTTGCAAACTAAGGTTATCGGTCAAGATAAAGCCGTTGAAGCAGTGGCACGTGCTATCCGTCGGAACCGTGCAGGATTTGACGAAGGGAACCGTCCAATCGGTAGCTTCCTCTTTGTAGGTCCTACTGGTGTTGGTAAAACTGAGTTGGCTAAACAATTGGCTCTTGATATGTTCGGAACCAAAGATGCCATCATCCGTTTGGATATGTCAGAATACAGCGACCGCACAGCCGTTTCTAAATTGATTGGTACAACAGCTGGTTATGTTGGTTACGATGACAACAGCAATACCTTGACAGAACGTGTTCGCCGTAACCCATACTCTATCGTCCTTCTTGACGAAATTGAAAAGGCGGATCCTCAAGTCATCACCCTTCTCCTTCAAGTCTTGGATGATGGTCGTTTGACAGATGGTCAAGGGAACACGGTCAACTTCAAGAACACTGTGATTATCGCCACTTCAAACGCTGGCTTTGGTTACGAAGCTAACTTGACAGAAGATGCGGATAAACCAGAACTCATGGATCGTTTAAAACCTTACTTCCGTCCAGAATTCCTCAACCGTTTCAACGCTGTCATTGAATTCTCACACTTGAGCAAGGAAGACCTTTCTAAGATTGTTGATTTGATGTTGGTAGATGTCAATAAGACTCTTTCTAAGAAAGAAATCGACTTGGCAGTGAGCGATGCAGCTAAAGAATACATGACTGAAGAAGGGTATGATGAAGTGATGGGTGTTCGTCCACTCCGTCGGGTAGTTGAACAACAAATCCGTGACAAAGTCACAGACTTCCACTTGGATAACTTGGATGCCAAACATCTCGAAGCAGACATGGAAGATGGTGTCCTTGTGATCAGAGAAAAAGACACAAAGAAGGAAGAAAACACTGATAAACAAGCAGACTAA
- the yajC gene encoding preprotein translocase subunit YajC, giving the protein MQGGSLLIMLVLMVGLMYFMSRSQKKQYQKRMESLNKLQKGNEVITIGGLYGTIDEVDTDRKTVVLDVDGVYLTFELGAIKTVLPVSEGISATATEGASSDADSAIEE; this is encoded by the coding sequence ATGCAAGGCGGAAGTTTGCTAATTATGCTCGTTCTTATGGTCGGTTTGATGTACTTCATGAGCCGTAGCCAAAAGAAACAGTACCAAAAACGGATGGAAAGTTTGAATAAACTTCAAAAAGGAAATGAAGTCATCACGATTGGTGGCTTGTACGGAACCATCGATGAAGTCGACACAGACCGCAAGACCGTTGTCTTGGATGTTGATGGTGTCTACCTGACCTTTGAATTGGGAGCGATCAAAACAGTTCTTCCTGTATCAGAAGGAATCTCAGCCACTGCTACAGAAGGTGCTAGCTCAGATGCCGATTCAGCCATCGAAGAATAA
- a CDS encoding isoprenyl transferase gives MFRFKKKEKIEIPLEVPKHIGIIMDGNGRWAKKRMQPRVFGHKAGMEALQEVTIAAKNMGVQVLTVYAFSTENWTRPEDEVKFIMHLPVEFYDRFVPELHRNNVKIQMIGDTKKLPKETLEALERAEAMTHLNTGLILNFALNYGGRAEITQAVKQIAQEVLDAKFSPEDITEEMIADSLYTESLPRVLRDPDLIIRTSGEIRLSNFLPWQAAYSELYFTDVMWPDFGEEALRSAIVEYSHRHRRFGGV, from the coding sequence ATGTTTCGTTTTAAGAAAAAAGAAAAAATCGAGATACCTTTAGAAGTCCCGAAACACATTGGGATCATTATGGATGGCAATGGTCGCTGGGCGAAAAAGCGGATGCAACCGCGCGTCTTCGGTCATAAGGCAGGGATGGAAGCTCTCCAAGAAGTGACGATTGCAGCAAAAAATATGGGGGTTCAGGTCTTGACTGTCTATGCCTTTTCTACGGAAAACTGGACACGCCCTGAAGATGAAGTCAAGTTCATCATGCACTTGCCGGTCGAATTTTATGATCGTTTCGTCCCCGAATTGCATCGCAACAATGTCAAGATTCAAATGATTGGTGACACCAAGAAATTACCAAAAGAAACGCTGGAGGCTTTGGAAAGAGCAGAAGCGATGACCCATCTCAATACAGGCTTGATCCTGAATTTCGCACTCAATTATGGTGGACGTGCAGAGATCACTCAGGCTGTGAAGCAGATCGCCCAAGAAGTCTTGGATGCGAAGTTTAGTCCAGAAGATATCACAGAAGAGATGATCGCAGATTCTCTCTATACTGAGAGTTTGCCACGTGTCCTAAGGGATCCGGATTTGATTATTCGTACCAGCGGAGAGATCCGTTTGAGTAATTTCCTTCCTTGGCAGGCTGCTTATAGTGAGTTGTATTTCACAGATGTGATGTGGCCAGATTTTGGAGAGGAAGCACTACGAAGTGCCATAGTAGAATATAGCCATCGCCATCGGAGATTTGGTGGTGTTTAG
- a CDS encoding phosphatidate cytidylyltransferase translates to MTKDLQKRVIFGGIALLFFIPTVMVGGVFFQIVIGLIAMLGVHELLKMKGLETATFEGALAMLAAFVLTLPIEDYLPYLPADGNMIAYGLVVLILMGTTVLAQNYNYEDVVYPIASSFYVGLGFHSLVDARIAGIDKVLLALFIVWATDSGAYLVGSRFGKRKLMPAVSPNKTIEGSLGGILSAVAVTVIYMIVDRSVAGGHGFLAMIFFTILFSIAGQFGDLVESAIKRHFGVKDSGKFIPGHGGVLDRFDSLIFVFPLMHFLGLF, encoded by the coding sequence ATGACGAAAGATTTACAAAAACGTGTGATTTTTGGAGGAATTGCCCTGCTCTTTTTCATTCCAACAGTAATGGTTGGAGGGGTATTCTTCCAGATTGTGATTGGCTTGATCGCCATGCTAGGGGTTCATGAATTGCTCAAGATGAAGGGGCTTGAGACAGCGACTTTTGAAGGAGCGCTAGCCATGTTAGCGGCCTTCGTCCTGACTTTGCCGATCGAGGACTACCTCCCTTACCTTCCAGCAGATGGCAATATGATTGCCTATGGTCTGGTTGTCTTGATTCTCATGGGGACAACTGTTCTTGCTCAGAATTATAATTATGAAGATGTGGTCTACCCCATTGCGTCCAGCTTTTATGTTGGACTCGGCTTCCATTCCTTAGTAGATGCGCGAATCGCTGGTATTGATAAGGTTTTGTTAGCCCTCTTTATTGTCTGGGCTACAGATTCAGGTGCTTATCTGGTAGGAAGCCGGTTTGGGAAACGCAAGCTCATGCCTGCGGTTTCTCCTAATAAAACGATTGAAGGCAGTCTTGGGGGAATCTTGTCTGCAGTTGCGGTAACTGTGATCTATATGATCGTGGATCGCTCTGTGGCAGGTGGACATGGTTTTCTTGCTATGATCTTCTTTACCATCCTCTTTAGTATCGCAGGTCAGTTTGGAGATCTGGTAGAGAGCGCGATTAAACGCCATTTCGGTGTGAAAGATTCTGGGAAATTTATTCCAGGACATGGTGGTGTTCTAGACCGCTTTGATAGTTTGATTTTTGTCTTTCCCTTGATGCATTTCTTGGGTTTGTTCTAA